One window from the genome of Mumia sp. ZJ1417 encodes:
- a CDS encoding GntR family transcriptional regulator, translating into MCASPASALPPTVPTARTSATERTYAAIKRAILVGDLPGGDELGEVVLAERFGCSRTPVREALLRLQAEGLVRIYPKKGAIVLPVTSAEAGSMWEARALVEQWAAPRAFAEGARVRPAMDAQVEAMEEHRADDDLAAFTESDRLFHEVVVDAAGNAHLSRFYRSLRERQMMINATAMGPSPARMDRAIRDHRELAMLIAGDDLGAFVAANDRHLATSRHAVQGDANGDAAVDA; encoded by the coding sequence ATGTGTGCATCACCGGCCTCTGCCCTTCCACCCACCGTCCCCACCGCCCGTACCTCCGCGACCGAGCGCACGTACGCGGCGATCAAGCGCGCGATCCTCGTCGGCGACCTGCCGGGCGGGGACGAGCTCGGCGAGGTGGTGCTGGCAGAGCGGTTCGGCTGCTCGCGCACTCCGGTCCGCGAAGCGCTGCTGCGGCTGCAGGCGGAGGGGCTCGTGCGGATCTACCCGAAGAAGGGCGCGATCGTCCTCCCGGTCACGAGTGCCGAGGCCGGTTCGATGTGGGAGGCGCGTGCCCTGGTCGAGCAGTGGGCGGCGCCGCGGGCCTTCGCCGAGGGGGCGCGGGTCCGTCCCGCCATGGACGCGCAGGTGGAGGCGATGGAGGAGCACCGTGCCGACGACGACCTCGCCGCGTTCACGGAGTCTGACCGTCTGTTCCATGAGGTCGTCGTCGACGCCGCGGGCAACGCGCACCTGTCGCGCTTCTACCGGAGCCTGCGGGAGCGGCAGATGATGATCAACGCGACGGCGATGGGCCCCTCGCCGGCGCGGATGGATCGCGCGATCCGGGACCACCGTGAGCTGGCCATGCTCATCGCGGGGGACGACCTCGGCGCCTTCGTCGCGGCGAACGACCGGCACCTCGCGACGTCGCGGCACGCGGTCCAGGGCGACGCCAACGGCGACGCGGCGGTCGACGCGTGA
- a CDS encoding CaiB/BaiF CoA-transferase family protein codes for MLSDIVVVDLTRALAGPHAAMMLGDLGATVIKVESPGGDDTRQWGPPFVTGSEGDEQATYYLSCNRNKLSVTADLKSEKGRRLLERLVLQADVLLENFRPGVLERLGFGYEHLQELNPRLVICQITGFGHDGPESTRAGYDQIAQGEGGLMSMTGPDAEHPTKVGVPIADLLAGMNAAYGIAAALHERDRTGRGRVVRTSLLAGMVGVHAFQGTRWTVAGELPRAAGNHHPSISPYGLFRTADAPVQLSVGSEGLWRRFAPLIGVDVDDPAFSSNPLRVRNRDALTARIESAFASEGAEVWLARLAEAGVPAGKVRQLDDVYAWDQTLSQGLLVEVDHETLGPIEIPGPVLRLDDNPYAGAREKNLAPPRLGQHNAEVDAWLDEQESTAR; via the coding sequence ATGCTGTCCGACATCGTCGTCGTCGATCTCACCCGTGCCCTCGCCGGCCCGCACGCCGCGATGATGCTCGGCGACCTGGGAGCGACGGTGATCAAGGTCGAGTCGCCCGGCGGCGACGACACCCGCCAGTGGGGTCCTCCGTTCGTGACGGGGAGCGAGGGCGACGAGCAGGCGACCTACTACCTCTCGTGCAACCGCAACAAGCTCTCGGTCACCGCCGACCTCAAGAGCGAGAAGGGTCGGCGCCTGCTCGAGCGGCTCGTCCTCCAGGCCGATGTCCTCCTCGAGAACTTCCGGCCGGGCGTGCTCGAGCGGCTCGGGTTCGGTTACGAGCACCTGCAGGAGCTCAACCCGCGGCTCGTCATCTGCCAGATCACCGGATTCGGGCACGACGGACCGGAGTCGACACGTGCCGGCTACGACCAGATCGCGCAGGGCGAGGGCGGCCTGATGAGCATGACCGGCCCCGACGCCGAGCACCCGACGAAGGTCGGCGTCCCGATCGCCGACCTCCTCGCCGGGATGAACGCCGCGTACGGCATCGCGGCCGCGCTGCACGAGCGCGACCGTACGGGGCGTGGCCGCGTGGTGCGGACAAGCCTCCTCGCGGGCATGGTCGGCGTGCACGCGTTCCAAGGCACCCGCTGGACCGTCGCCGGTGAGCTCCCGCGCGCCGCCGGCAACCACCACCCGTCGATCTCCCCGTACGGACTTTTCCGCACCGCCGACGCTCCCGTACAGCTCTCCGTGGGATCCGAGGGGCTCTGGCGACGCTTCGCCCCGCTCATCGGCGTCGACGTCGACGACCCCGCGTTCTCGTCGAACCCGCTGCGCGTCCGCAACCGCGACGCGCTGACGGCGCGGATCGAGTCGGCCTTCGCCTCCGAGGGCGCCGAGGTCTGGTTGGCGCGGCTCGCCGAGGCCGGCGTCCCTGCGGGCAAGGTGCGCCAGCTCGACGACGTCTATGCCTGGGACCAGACCCTGTCGCAGGGCCTTCTCGTGGAGGTCGACCACGAGACCCTCGGGCCGATCGAGATCCCCGGTCCCGTCCTGCGGCTCGACGACAACCCGTACGCGGGTGCGCGCGAGAAGAACCTGGCGCCGCCGCGGCTCGGTCAGCACAACGCCGAGGTCGACGCCTGGCTCGACGAGCAGGAGTCCACCGCTCGCTGA
- a CDS encoding GNAT family N-acetyltransferase, which yields MLVRRMEDSDLDAVLALNQSAIDGVGALTADRLREIVGYADQSVVSTDADGVLTGFALTLPPGTPYDSINYQWYKDEYDAQDYAYLDRVVVAPDFRRRGVGTLLYNVLEERARARELVALEVYVDPPNEPSLAFHRARGYTEVGRLDHPNGKKVAMLVKRVG from the coding sequence ATGCTCGTACGACGGATGGAAGACTCCGACCTCGACGCGGTCCTCGCCCTCAACCAGAGTGCGATCGACGGTGTCGGGGCGCTGACGGCCGACAGGCTCCGTGAGATCGTCGGGTACGCCGACCAGTCGGTCGTGAGCACCGACGCGGACGGTGTGCTCACCGGGTTCGCGCTGACGCTGCCGCCCGGCACGCCGTACGACAGCATCAACTACCAGTGGTACAAGGACGAGTACGACGCCCAGGACTATGCGTACCTCGACCGCGTCGTCGTCGCCCCCGACTTCCGGCGACGTGGCGTCGGCACCCTCCTCTACAACGTGCTCGAGGAGCGGGCGCGTGCCCGCGAGCTCGTGGCACTCGAGGTCTATGTCGACCCACCGAACGAGCCGTCGCTCGCGTTCCACCGCGCCCGCGGCTACACCGAGGTCGGCCGCCTCGACCATCCGAACGGCAAGAAGGTCGCGATGCTGGTCAAGCGCGTCGGCTGA
- a CDS encoding helix-turn-helix domain-containing protein: MTGESRDVSAYERVGWLLRQWRLMSADTNLRKLQPYAEVLARHGHRADASRISRWESGRLRVPESVLRSYEEILGLPRAGLAALCEGVARSWGARPPTRTTEVSDEILSEAFATVQGSVVEGVDWFEWAGCVAARHAVDDTLAAETGPLVARLVSEASRANGLALVTRYEALRRLIESPTHQGRVMQTIGAQVIDPTAQATLIPVILIAEVRAEKAVNTLISLLGQPSAQLQLGATWGLHRKLTRHEVTPSSMAALEAQLAQILFDGSNENALVRIVPLFDVLPPQTAERLRRLRPQLFPTRPRGVAGSATSRATMLATAVRGATARIESVTGREVDAVGRAVIEDAYSATSHDVRHQSAMLLARSPYAPVLAEVLIEQTHPNRCFDGAPGVLPYVVGKAERDALITRLDESGADLRQTLVTLAHVPGGPVAGVAPLLGHADQGVAHAALFAAGMQQDPVLARLSRDRRRSAEMRAGARWWLEHGGRVDDARVT; the protein is encoded by the coding sequence GTGACAGGTGAGTCACGTGACGTCAGCGCGTACGAACGCGTCGGCTGGCTGCTGCGCCAATGGCGGTTGATGTCTGCCGACACGAACCTCCGCAAGCTGCAGCCGTACGCCGAGGTGCTCGCGCGCCACGGCCACCGCGCAGACGCCTCTCGCATCTCGAGATGGGAGTCCGGCAGGCTTCGTGTCCCCGAGTCGGTCCTGCGGTCGTACGAGGAGATCCTCGGGCTGCCCCGGGCCGGCCTCGCGGCGCTGTGCGAAGGCGTGGCGCGCTCCTGGGGTGCACGGCCCCCGACCCGTACGACCGAGGTGTCCGACGAGATCCTGAGCGAGGCGTTCGCGACGGTGCAGGGCTCGGTCGTCGAGGGTGTCGACTGGTTCGAGTGGGCGGGCTGCGTCGCGGCACGCCACGCCGTCGACGACACCCTCGCCGCTGAGACGGGTCCGCTCGTGGCCCGGTTGGTCAGCGAGGCGTCGCGCGCCAACGGCCTCGCGCTCGTGACCCGCTACGAGGCGCTGCGGCGGTTGATCGAGTCGCCCACCCACCAGGGGCGGGTGATGCAGACGATCGGCGCCCAGGTGATCGACCCGACCGCGCAGGCGACGCTGATCCCCGTCATCCTGATCGCCGAGGTGCGGGCGGAGAAGGCCGTCAACACGCTCATCTCCCTGCTCGGTCAGCCGTCGGCGCAGCTGCAGCTCGGCGCGACGTGGGGGCTGCACCGCAAGCTCACCCGGCACGAGGTCACGCCGTCATCGATGGCTGCGCTCGAGGCACAGCTTGCGCAGATCCTGTTCGACGGGTCTAACGAGAACGCCCTCGTCCGCATCGTGCCGTTGTTCGACGTCCTCCCTCCGCAGACCGCCGAGCGGTTGCGGAGGCTGCGCCCGCAGCTCTTCCCGACGCGTCCACGCGGCGTGGCCGGCTCGGCGACGAGCCGCGCGACGATGCTCGCGACGGCGGTCCGCGGAGCGACCGCCCGCATCGAGTCCGTGACGGGACGCGAGGTCGACGCCGTCGGGCGCGCGGTCATCGAGGACGCCTACAGCGCCACCAGCCACGACGTACGCCACCAGTCCGCGATGCTCCTCGCGCGCAGCCCGTACGCCCCGGTGCTCGCCGAGGTGCTGATCGAGCAGACGCATCCCAACCGGTGCTTCGACGGAGCGCCGGGAGTGCTCCCGTACGTCGTGGGCAAGGCCGAGCGCGACGCGCTGATCACGCGGCTCGACGAGTCCGGAGCCGACCTGCGCCAGACCTTGGTGACGCTCGCGCACGTGCCCGGTGGGCCGGTCGCGGGAGTGGCGCCGCTGCTGGGCCACGCTGACCAAGGTGTCGCGCACGCGGCGCTGTTCGCCGCCGGGATGCAGCAGGACCCCGTCCTTGCGAGGTTGTCCCGAGATCGCCGCCGATCAGCCGAGATGCGCGCGGGTGCGCGGTGGTGGCTCGAGCACGGCGGCCGCGTCGACGACGCGCGGGTCACCTGA
- a CDS encoding PadR family transcriptional regulator translates to MSLRFALLAALLEGDASGYELSKVFDVSSAHFWSATPQQLYRELDRLENDGLVDVEVVPQERRPTKKVLSLNETGLAALRAYASAPARSQAIRSDLMVKVQAADVADLDALLAAVAQQAEEFRAKQHLFEVVRERMLDGRDSETYLREADRVGPYLTLERGLAFERENLAWTERVIAVLTARRDAG, encoded by the coding sequence GTGTCGTTGAGGTTCGCGCTGCTCGCCGCTCTGCTCGAAGGCGACGCGTCCGGGTACGAGCTGAGCAAGGTGTTCGACGTGTCGTCGGCGCACTTCTGGTCGGCGACGCCGCAGCAGCTCTATCGCGAGCTCGATCGGCTCGAGAACGACGGTCTGGTGGACGTCGAGGTGGTGCCGCAGGAGCGGCGTCCGACCAAGAAGGTGCTCTCGCTCAACGAAACCGGCCTCGCGGCGCTGCGCGCGTACGCGTCGGCGCCGGCCCGTTCGCAGGCGATCCGCAGCGACCTCATGGTGAAGGTCCAGGCTGCGGATGTCGCCGATCTCGACGCGCTCCTCGCCGCGGTCGCGCAGCAGGCCGAGGAGTTCCGGGCCAAGCAGCACCTGTTCGAGGTCGTCCGCGAGCGGATGCTCGACGGTCGCGACTCGGAGACCTACCTCCGTGAGGCTGACCGGGTGGGGCCGTACCTGACCCTTGAGCGCGGCCTCGCCTTCGAGCGCGAGAACCTCGCCTGGACCGAGCGGGTGATCGCGGTGCTCACCGCGCGCCGCGACGCGGGCTGA
- a CDS encoding nitrate/nitrite transporter has product MIATVSRRLGLRRGAYAVWVVALLVYVLAVFHRSSLAVAGLDATERFGIGAAQLSTFTVLQLVVYAGMQIPVGLALDRFGPRAVILTGVLTLSVAQVGFAFATSYPVALAARIAVGAGDAMVFVCVLRLVANWFAPHRVPLMTQLTGISGQAGMILAAVPMTWALHHVGWTTAYLVTAAVGLVLAFALVVVVHDRPGMRRHLGPPLEVRGLGRRVRDAWADDGTRLGFWTHFSTQFSGTVLGILWGYPFFVRGEHASPAFAAFLLTLLTLATMASGPFLAWLTSHRPYHRSSTTVAIIAAIACSWAAVLLWPGDAPYWLLVVMVVVTAVGGPASMVGFDFVRTFGSAERAGLATSLVNTGGFIASLCTMLAIGVVLDVLTPAGTDAYPSDAFGWAMAVQAVPWALGITMILRHRGVMRRKLAATAPEMLEAMRRGESVSV; this is encoded by the coding sequence GTGATCGCGACCGTCTCGCGACGTCTCGGCCTGCGGCGTGGCGCCTACGCGGTGTGGGTCGTGGCGCTGCTCGTCTACGTCCTCGCCGTCTTCCACCGGTCGTCGCTCGCGGTCGCGGGGCTCGACGCGACCGAGCGGTTCGGCATCGGCGCCGCGCAGCTCTCGACGTTCACCGTCCTGCAGCTCGTCGTCTATGCCGGGATGCAGATCCCTGTGGGGCTCGCGCTCGACCGGTTCGGCCCTCGCGCCGTGATCCTGACCGGTGTGCTGACGCTGAGCGTGGCGCAGGTCGGGTTCGCGTTCGCGACCTCGTACCCGGTGGCGCTCGCGGCCCGCATCGCAGTCGGTGCGGGCGACGCGATGGTGTTCGTGTGCGTGCTGCGCCTCGTGGCCAACTGGTTCGCTCCGCACAGGGTCCCGCTGATGACCCAGCTCACCGGGATCAGCGGGCAGGCCGGCATGATCCTCGCCGCAGTCCCGATGACCTGGGCGCTGCACCACGTCGGCTGGACTACCGCCTACCTCGTGACGGCAGCGGTCGGTCTGGTGCTCGCGTTCGCGCTGGTCGTCGTCGTGCATGACCGGCCGGGCATGCGTCGTCACCTCGGTCCGCCGCTGGAGGTGCGGGGACTCGGGCGCCGGGTCCGTGACGCGTGGGCCGACGACGGCACCCGGCTCGGCTTCTGGACGCACTTCTCGACGCAGTTCAGCGGCACCGTCCTCGGCATCCTCTGGGGCTACCCGTTCTTCGTGCGCGGCGAGCACGCCTCGCCGGCGTTCGCGGCGTTCCTGCTCACCCTGCTGACGCTGGCGACGATGGCCTCGGGCCCGTTCCTGGCGTGGCTCACCTCCCACCGGCCGTACCACCGCTCGTCCACGACGGTGGCGATCATCGCCGCGATCGCGTGCTCGTGGGCGGCGGTCCTGCTGTGGCCCGGCGACGCTCCGTACTGGCTGCTCGTCGTGATGGTGGTCGTCACGGCGGTCGGGGGACCGGCGTCGATGGTCGGGTTCGACTTCGTCCGCACCTTCGGCAGCGCCGAGCGGGCGGGGCTCGCGACCTCGCTGGTCAACACCGGCGGCTTCATCGCGTCGCTGTGCACGATGCTCGCGATCGGGGTGGTGCTCGACGTCCTGACGCCGGCCGGGACCGATGCCTACCCGTCGGACGCGTTCGGCTGGGCGATGGCCGTGCAGGCGGTGCCGTGGGCGCTCGGGATCACCATGATCCTGCGGCACCGCGGCGTGATGCGGCGCAAGCTCGCGGCGACGGCGCCCGAGATGCTGGAGGCGATGCGGCGCGGCGAGTCGGTCTCCGTCTGA
- a CDS encoding thioredoxin-like domain-containing protein, with translation MTDGLKPRVRAPELRGRGWLGTGGEPLTLADLRGRFVILDFWTSGCVNCLHVLDEMRPLESTYADALVVVSVHSPKFAHEADADALAAAVARNGITHPVLDDPALTTWQAYTARAWPTLVLIDPEGYVIAQYAGEGHVHAIDALLARLVPEYEARGTLTRGRSPYVAPTPEPGDLRFPASVIRLPSGSLLVADAGSGSLVELAADATTVLRRYEGFREPNGLLVLPDELRDVLGYDVVVADTVAHRLLGLNLADGALQVLAGDGRQWMQGDGTGSLSSPWDVAWWRDRVWIAMAGIHQLWTYDPMSGDVEIVAGTTNEGMVDGPLAEAWFAQPSRLAPDGDTFWLADPETSALRRIVENGGALVAETVIGKGLFDFGFVDGPAGDALLQHPLGLAVLPDGSVAIADTYNGAVRRYDPATGEVSTLAADLAEPSGLLLDGADLLVVESAAHRLTRVPLGASARATGASHTTGRPATEVRSGEVELAIAFTPPPGQHLDERYGPATRLVVTATPPALLREGEGRGTGLVRRLVLDPAVGDGVLHIAAMAASCDDGDEIGAACHVHQQDWGVPVRLTDDGAARIDLPLGGTT, from the coding sequence GTGACGGACGGACTCAAGCCTCGCGTACGTGCTCCCGAGCTGCGGGGTCGCGGCTGGCTCGGCACCGGCGGTGAGCCCCTGACGTTGGCCGACCTACGAGGCCGCTTCGTGATCCTCGACTTCTGGACCTCCGGCTGCGTGAACTGCCTGCACGTCCTCGACGAGATGCGGCCGCTCGAGTCGACGTACGCCGATGCGCTGGTCGTCGTGAGCGTCCACTCACCGAAGTTCGCGCACGAGGCCGACGCCGACGCCCTCGCGGCCGCCGTCGCTCGCAACGGCATCACGCACCCCGTCCTCGACGACCCCGCGCTCACGACCTGGCAGGCGTACACCGCCCGCGCCTGGCCGACGCTCGTGCTGATCGACCCTGAGGGATACGTCATCGCCCAGTACGCGGGGGAGGGCCACGTGCACGCCATCGACGCGCTGCTCGCACGGCTCGTGCCGGAGTACGAGGCGCGCGGCACGCTCACCCGCGGCCGCTCGCCGTACGTCGCCCCCACGCCCGAGCCGGGGGACCTGCGCTTCCCCGCGTCCGTGATCCGGCTGCCGTCGGGCTCGCTGCTGGTCGCCGACGCCGGGAGCGGCAGCCTCGTCGAGCTCGCGGCAGACGCCACGACCGTGCTGCGCCGGTACGAAGGGTTCCGTGAGCCGAACGGCCTGCTCGTGCTCCCGGACGAGCTGCGTGACGTCCTCGGGTACGACGTCGTCGTCGCCGACACGGTGGCGCACCGGCTCCTGGGGCTGAACCTCGCCGACGGCGCCCTGCAGGTCCTCGCCGGCGACGGCCGTCAGTGGATGCAGGGCGACGGCACGGGCTCGCTCTCCTCTCCGTGGGACGTCGCGTGGTGGCGCGACCGCGTGTGGATCGCGATGGCGGGCATCCACCAGCTCTGGACGTACGACCCGATGTCCGGCGACGTCGAGATCGTCGCCGGGACGACCAACGAAGGCATGGTCGACGGCCCGCTCGCCGAGGCGTGGTTCGCGCAGCCCTCTCGCCTCGCACCCGACGGCGACACCTTCTGGCTCGCCGACCCCGAGACGAGCGCGTTGCGTCGGATCGTCGAGAACGGTGGCGCACTCGTCGCCGAGACGGTCATCGGCAAGGGGCTGTTCGACTTCGGGTTCGTCGACGGTCCTGCCGGCGACGCGCTCCTCCAGCACCCGCTCGGCCTCGCCGTGCTCCCGGACGGGTCGGTCGCGATCGCCGACACCTACAACGGTGCCGTCCGCCGCTACGACCCGGCGACCGGCGAGGTCAGCACGCTCGCGGCCGACCTCGCCGAGCCGTCCGGACTGCTCCTCGACGGCGCCGACCTGCTCGTCGTCGAGTCGGCCGCGCACCGCCTCACCCGTGTGCCGCTCGGCGCCTCGGCGCGGGCCACCGGCGCGAGCCACACCACCGGCCGCCCTGCGACCGAGGTGCGAAGCGGCGAGGTCGAGCTCGCGATCGCGTTCACGCCGCCTCCCGGACAGCACCTCGACGAGCGGTACGGTCCGGCGACCCGTCTCGTCGTTACCGCGACCCCGCCCGCGCTGCTGCGCGAGGGCGAGGGCCGCGGCACCGGCCTCGTACGACGCCTCGTCCTCGATCCGGCTGTCGGTGACGGTGTCCTCCACATCGCGGCGATGGCGGCCTCATGCGACGACGGCGACGAGATCGGTGCGGCGTGCCACGTCCACCAGCAGGACTGGGGAGTGCCGGTGCGCCTCACCGACGACGGCGCCGCCCGCATCGACCTCCCGCTCGGCGGGACGACCTAG
- a CDS encoding maleylpyruvate isomerase family mycothiol-dependent enzyme produces the protein MDLSLYVDAWAESAERTLALLANLPAEAWAAPTGCPGWTVRDVVAHLAALESELSHTGRGGPSEFHAEGSEVEAAYTEAGVRQRDDMSTAELLDELRIAVAVRRDVLATVPEDPRAPAEDTPGGIGWSNEVLLRNRMIDMWVHEQDIRVAAGVAGGYDGKAAVLVVSGFLLALPYVLAKKLKAARGTSLVLELTTPITRTVTVGVGDDGRGRLHDGASDDADVRITMTADTFVTLVAGREALQPLSLTWTGDSTLVGDLLAEIAVTP, from the coding sequence ATGGATCTCTCGTTGTACGTCGACGCCTGGGCCGAGTCGGCCGAGCGCACGCTCGCCCTCCTCGCGAACCTGCCCGCCGAGGCATGGGCCGCACCCACCGGGTGCCCGGGCTGGACGGTCCGCGACGTGGTCGCGCACCTCGCTGCGCTCGAGTCCGAGCTCTCGCACACCGGCCGGGGCGGCCCTAGCGAGTTCCACGCCGAGGGCAGTGAGGTCGAGGCCGCTTACACCGAGGCAGGAGTCCGTCAGCGCGACGACATGTCGACCGCCGAGCTCCTCGACGAGCTGCGTATCGCGGTCGCCGTACGCCGCGACGTGCTCGCCACCGTGCCCGAAGACCCACGGGCACCGGCCGAGGACACCCCCGGGGGCATCGGCTGGAGCAACGAGGTGCTGCTGCGCAACCGGATGATCGACATGTGGGTCCACGAGCAGGACATCCGGGTCGCCGCCGGCGTCGCGGGCGGGTACGACGGCAAGGCGGCGGTACTGGTCGTGAGCGGGTTCCTGCTTGCGCTCCCGTACGTGCTCGCCAAGAAGCTCAAGGCCGCTCGGGGCACCAGCCTGGTCCTCGAGCTCACCACGCCGATCACGCGTACGGTCACGGTCGGGGTCGGCGACGACGGGCGCGGCCGGCTCCACGACGGCGCGAGCGACGATGCCGACGTCCGGATCACGATGACGGCCGACACGTTCGTCACGCTCGTCGCCGGTCGCGAGGCCCTCCAGCCTCTGAGCCTGACCTGGACCGGCGACTCCACCCTCGTCGGCGACCTGCTCGCCGAGATCGCGGTGACGCCGTGA
- a CDS encoding dihydrolipoamide acetyltransferase family protein gives MTTHEYNLPDPGEGLTEAEMLSWHVAVGDTVKVNDIVCEIETAKSVVELPTPYAGTVTALLVPEGETVAVGTPILAVADDADVPSVEPVETPPAETPSVEPVETPSAEEPTPVATLVGYGPRERQSVRRRRRPAVEERGAYRGHDLPLRMLAKPPVRKLAKDLGIDLREVPPGEGGIVRRADLEAYAKGAETPASAPLAPAPLAPAAAPPSAERETRIPVKGVRKATAEAMVASAFTAPHVTEWLTADVTRSMELVDRMRLDPDLAEAKVSPLLLVIRAVCLALRRTPEMNATFDGAAQEIVLKHDVHLGIATATSRGLLVPVVRDADRLTMPDLAAAIGDVVRTAREGKTQPEALTGGTFSITNVGVFGVDAGTPILVPGQTGILAVGAINRRPWIVDDEIVPRWVTTLAVSFDHRVVDGAQGSRFLADVGRLLEDPASAMTL, from the coding sequence GTGACGACCCACGAGTACAACCTGCCCGACCCCGGCGAGGGACTGACCGAGGCCGAGATGCTCTCCTGGCACGTCGCCGTCGGCGACACCGTCAAGGTCAACGACATCGTCTGCGAGATCGAGACCGCGAAGTCGGTCGTCGAGCTCCCGACCCCGTACGCCGGCACGGTCACCGCCCTGCTCGTCCCTGAGGGGGAGACCGTCGCGGTCGGGACCCCGATCCTCGCGGTCGCCGATGACGCGGACGTTCCGTCGGTCGAGCCTGTCGAGACCCCGCCGGCCGAGACTCCGTCGGTCGAGCCTGTCGAGACCCCGTCGGCCGAGGAGCCCACGCCCGTGGCGACGCTGGTCGGGTACGGCCCGCGCGAGCGGCAGTCCGTACGGCGCCGCCGCCGTCCGGCCGTCGAGGAGCGAGGCGCGTATCGAGGCCACGACCTCCCGCTCCGGATGCTCGCCAAGCCGCCCGTCCGCAAGCTCGCGAAGGACCTCGGCATCGACCTCCGCGAGGTGCCGCCCGGCGAGGGCGGGATCGTGCGGCGAGCGGATCTCGAGGCGTACGCGAAGGGAGCCGAGACGCCAGCGAGCGCCCCTCTCGCCCCCGCCCCTCTCGCCCCCGCCGCTGCGCCACCGTCGGCCGAGCGCGAGACCCGCATTCCGGTCAAGGGTGTCCGCAAGGCCACCGCGGAGGCGATGGTGGCCTCGGCGTTCACCGCTCCGCACGTCACCGAGTGGCTCACGGCCGACGTCACCCGGTCGATGGAGCTCGTCGACCGGATGCGCCTCGACCCCGACCTCGCAGAGGCCAAGGTCTCGCCGCTCCTGCTCGTCATCCGTGCCGTCTGCCTCGCGCTTCGGCGTACGCCGGAGATGAACGCGACCTTCGACGGTGCCGCGCAGGAGATCGTTCTCAAGCACGACGTCCACCTCGGCATCGCCACGGCAACTTCGCGGGGGCTCCTCGTGCCGGTGGTCCGTGACGCGGACCGGCTGACGATGCCCGACCTCGCGGCCGCGATCGGCGACGTGGTCCGGACCGCCCGCGAGGGCAAGACGCAGCCCGAGGCGTTGACGGGCGGGACGTTCAGCATCACCAACGTCGGGGTCTTCGGCGTGGATGCGGGGACGCCGATCCTCGTCCCGGGCCAGACCGGGATCCTTGCTGTCGGGGCGATCAACCGCCGGCCCTGGATCGTCGACGACGAGATCGTGCCCCGGTGGGTGACGACGCTGGCGGTCTCGTTCGACCACCGCGTCGTCGACGGCGCACAAGGATCGCGGTTCCTCGCCGACGTCGGCCGCCTGCTGGAGGACCCGGCGAGCGCCATGACGCTCTGA
- a CDS encoding oxidoreductase: MSGDPAGASGAPGGTARGADAASWSTEDIPDLTGKAVVLTGVTGGLGTEAAYQLAHHGARIVATGRDLAKVEEALTALRHGVHDLDATAVRIDLADLGSVREGAAEIMAHAGTIDVLLNNAGVMASPRRTSAQGFELQMATNHLGHFALTAHLWPMLVASRARVVSVSSLMHSFARGIDLKTLQPHAELRRYGRWTAYYQSKLANLLFMRELDRRVRAAGIDVTSVAAHPGWALTHLDRSGFELGGRSFQRVLVHQVSRAIAQSAAAGAWPLERAATEPGLPGGSYVGPSGPRQLRGRPRLVGMTSTARDPQLAADLWAASEAAAGLTFDAT, encoded by the coding sequence GTGAGCGGAGATCCCGCCGGAGCAAGCGGCGCTCCCGGGGGCACAGCGCGCGGTGCCGACGCCGCGTCCTGGAGCACCGAGGACATCCCTGACCTGACAGGCAAGGCCGTCGTCCTCACCGGTGTCACCGGCGGCCTCGGCACCGAGGCGGCCTACCAGCTCGCCCACCACGGCGCCCGCATCGTGGCCACCGGCCGTGACCTCGCCAAGGTCGAGGAGGCGCTGACCGCCTTGCGCCACGGCGTCCACGACCTCGACGCGACAGCCGTCCGCATCGACCTGGCCGACCTCGGCTCCGTGCGCGAGGGCGCTGCGGAGATCATGGCGCACGCCGGTACCATCGACGTCCTCCTCAACAACGCCGGCGTCATGGCGTCGCCGCGCCGCACCTCCGCGCAGGGCTTCGAGCTCCAGATGGCCACCAACCACCTCGGCCACTTCGCGCTCACCGCGCACCTGTGGCCGATGCTCGTCGCGAGCCGCGCGCGCGTCGTGTCGGTGTCGTCGTTGATGCACTCATTCGCCCGCGGCATCGACCTCAAGACGCTGCAGCCGCACGCCGAGCTGCGCCGGTACGGCCGGTGGACGGCGTACTACCAGTCCAAGCTCGCGAACCTGCTGTTCATGCGCGAGCTCGACCGCCGTGTGCGGGCCGCGGGGATCGACGTCACGAGCGTCGCGGCCCATCCCGGCTGGGCCCTCACCCACCTCGATCGATCGGGGTTCGAGCTCGGCGGGCGTTCCTTCCAGCGCGTCCTCGTTCACCAGGTCAGCCGAGCGATCGCGCAGTCGGCCGCCGCCGGCGCCTGGCCCCTGGAGCGCGCCGCGACGGAGCCGGGCCTGCCCGGCGGCTCGTACGTCGGGCCGTCCGGACCGCGTCAGCTGCGCGGCCGGCCCCGGCTCGTCGGGATGACCTCGACGGCGCGTGACCCGCAGCTCGCCGCCGACCTGTGGGCCGCGTCCGAGGCCGCGGCGGGCTTGACGTTCGACGCAACCTGA